Below is a genomic region from Lampris incognitus isolate fLamInc1 chromosome 2, fLamInc1.hap2, whole genome shotgun sequence.
AAGAGTGTCACCTGGCTGCAAATTGACACTGAGGTCAACATAATGATATTGTTCTGCGGTACATAAAGTATTCTCAACCTGAACCATCCCTCCAGATTCTGAGAACATCTTTGGTTTCTCCAGTTGCTTTTCCTCAGCTGTCATTATGAGTGACTTAGCTTTATGCCAGTTTTCTTCATCTATCGCTTGAATAATGGCTTTCCATGTTGCTAGTGGAAGTTTAGTGCATGGACCACAGTCTAGTGGTCTTTTCAGTTCTTCATGGATGTGTGTTGATTTAAATGAGTAGATCCGTCTTCTCCATTTAAGAACCATGcagttttttgctttgtcatgaaAAGGTTGGTCTTCAAGTTGTAAATCTCTGTACATGATAGGTAAACTCCCTGGAAATATGTTCTTGTCAAAAGGAAATGACACTCTGAAACTGTCTCCATCTGAATCTGCGCTAACAATGAATGCTAGCTTTGGAACACTCTCTTTCTTCGAATTCAGTGCGAAGGAGATCATCTCGTACTTTTGTTCATAATCCTTAGCCATCTTGTTGCTCTTTTCAAACTGCAGACATAAAATGTCAATCTCACGTGGAGAGTATTGTACTGGAGTACCACATATAAATGTGTGCAAAAGTCTCTGCAAGACAACGTCATTGTACCGCCGTAGTGGTGATGATGCTTGTGTGTAAGAGCTCAGGCACAAAGAATAATGCCCAATCGTAGCATTGGGGGAAGAGTTAGAACGAATTACATAGCTTTCCCCAGGGCACCTTTTGAATTTAGATATGACTGGTAGCAGCTGTGGGTGGACATCATCTGCAGCAATGAGGTCGACTATTTTGTCTGTGTCAGTGCCTTCTCTGGCAGCTAATTGGATGTCCCTCCACACTTTTGTTAGCACGCAGAATGTTTTGTTGTTGGGGTCTAGTCCATCGTGGTCTGGTATCACATGTTCCGTTTCAACCCTGTGCCTCAGGTGAAAAGACAAAGGTATGAGTTCTCTATACATCTCCGTTAGTTCTTTGATTTTGTCACCATGTGGTTTTGCCTGACATCGAAGGGGTGTGCAGTCCATGGTTTTGCCTGATTTGCGCAACATTTCCGCTGCCCATTTATTGAATAATACATTGAGTTCCTCAATCATCAAATgggctttcctcttccctggtatgcGCTGATCATCAGATTGAGCATAAACCCAGTCAACAAGTCTGACCTTTCGCTGGCATTTTGCAAAAATATAAGCCACTGTGACACAGTCTTCAACTGTATCAAACTTGAGTTCCTTCAGAAATCTTTTACAGATTATGTCTTCAGCCTCTTCGTAAGAGATTTTTCTGTTAGATTTGATCAGAGACAGATGAAATGTTGGGTTCTCTGTGATCTCGTTGTTTTCCTTTTTGACTGTAAACATCAATGAGACCACCTTGCGATCATGACCTGGCAGAAGACTCCATTGTTTACTGCTCAGGGTTTGGGGGAAGATACGAATAGGTTCATTCCCTCGGCGGTAATATGTAGCACCAAGATTTTTTGCATGCTCATCAAGTGTATCCCCTGGACGTACATAACTGGCCACATCTGCAATATGCACACCCACTTGGTATTGGTCCCCAATATCCCTGACACTGATGGCATCATCTAGAGCCTCAGCTACTGCTGAATCAACAGTGAAAGTGATGATATCACGCAAgtccactctctccatcccctttTCAACTCCCCAAAACCAATTTTTTTTGGACTCCTGTAGAGGAGGGACAGGTTTGAATTCCTCATTCAGAATTCGTAGGGCATCACTCAAAGATCCTCCATTTGGAATAATAGCTATGACTTTCCCTAATGGAAATAGACATTTTTCTTTCCAACATATCACTTGCACTACAAATGCATTGTTCTGCTTAAGCTTTTCATCAATCCTTTGAGATGTTAGAATTGTCCACTCTCCTTCAGTATTCTCCCACACTGGAAGATCATGTCTTCTCTTAAGCAATATGGTTATTTTAGGAGCATTTTTAGTAATGGGTATCATCATTTTATACAATCGGTCCTCAGATGTCAATTTTCGTTTGCAGTAATCTTCATCTTCAAGTGTACATACAAATGTACGGTCTGATTCTGAATTTTTGGTGACACCTATGACCTTTATTTCTGGACTGCCTTTAGTCTGAATGACAATTTCATCGCCACTGAAGGAATTGCCCATGTTTTTTCTTCCTTTGAGTCTTATAGGTTTGGTGGGGTTGCCAAATGGTATGACATAACCTGTGGAGGATGACTCCCTGACCAAGGTTCCTTGCTGGTACATATTTGGTTGACTTTTACATAAGTCCAAAAGGGCATTTTTCTGACTGTCGTGGATACTGTAGGATGCTTTGTACTCAGCAGGGAACTCCAGCCTGTCTTCTTGTGGGCTACAGTCTGTTTCTAACTCGTCATTATCTTTCAGTTCTTGAAGAATTGCATCTATGCGAAAACTATTCTCATCTTGGTGATCAGACCTTTGAAAGCGTAATATTTCTTCAATTTCTATTTCAAAGAAATATTTGGTAAAATACTGTGGTCCAACACTTTTTTTGTGAATGCAGTGGTCTATGTAGCTCTTCCATATTCTTGAGCATTTCCCAAAGCAGCAAAGAGCAGCAGCATCTCCAACAACAACCACTTGGGACTGAGCCCTGGTGATGGTAGTGTTTAACACACGGGCATCATTGAAGAGCTCCAGACCAGACGAATGGGCTGATTTCAGACTTTCACGTGTTTGAACTGTTGTCAGTATAACTGCTCTGAATTGTTTGCCTGTTGACAAAGTAAGAAATATTTCAGAACTGTAGAATGTACCGAAAAttatgtaaatataaataaaaatgtcTGTCTTAAGATAAAAATGCATTCTAATATCAGACACACTGATGTAAGAAACAAGTTTCTTAGAGAAAAAAACTGaaattgttttatgtttgttaatCAAAATCAATTTGAAGAATTCATGGTGCTGAATATTGAATACTGAATACCTTGCACATTTGCGACATTCTGAACAATGACTTCATTCTGGCCTTTGATTCTTTGCGAAAGAGCAGTCCTGATTTGTCGAACCTATGAGAAATCCATCATAGACATGAGATTAATTTGCTGAGAAATAAACTTTTACAACGCTGACAAAGCCAATATGCCCCATTTCTTGTTTTCATAAACAAATAATCGTCTTGTTAATTATGGTATTGAAATATTTTGAATCATTCTAATGATAATTTGAGTGAAACTAAAAAGAGCTCTAGTTACCTGACATCCTTCTGAGAGAACACAGATTGAGCTTGGGTCCTTGGTCCCCCAGATGGATGGCCAGTGTTGGAGAATATCTTGCACAACCTCAACAACTTTGGCACACTCTTCCCTATTAAACCAAGTCATAGATATTGTGTCCAGCTGGCATTCTCCCCTAACATGATGGAACTTTAGGGAATGGTCATTTGGATGACCAGGAATATCTCCAGCAGCCTTGATAGCATCATTCTTGCCAAGATAGAAATGAGTTGATACAAACTGCACTATTTCTTGAGTTGAGCGGTAGTTTTCATTAAAAATGATTCGACTTTTCTGGGCAGAATCATTCCTTTGGCTTTGATAGTAGTGGAATAGCCGATTCAGAAGTGTGTGATCTGAACGTTGGTGATCCTCCACTGAGAAGAGCTTGGGTCCCATCTGCATGTGATCTCCTGCTAAGACAACTCTTGTGTTTGGCCCAACTAAACCAAGGGGCATCAGAGCTTCACATTCTAGCATCTGAGATGCTTCATCAATTAGAATGTGTGTGAAGTAACCAGTAGGGAGCTTAAGGTCATGAAAATGTCTTGTTATTGCTGTGGTAGTTATGACTATTTTGTGCTGATCCAAGGCAGCCTTTGTAGCAGGTAGAAATTGCTTTCTCTCTTCTGAAAAAAGGCAATATTTCAAAGTAATGTCATCCGTGGCATCAAAAGAGATCCCTTGTCTATTTGCTTTTATTCGAATTGGCCTTATTCCATGGTGCCCTTTgttgatgaatggatggaagtaGTCTTTGACATACAGATCTGCAGAACTACAAAGAATCAAACAATATGACTGAGGAAACTGTATGGTTAAACTTGGAAGTAAAGTTAACTCTCAACAGCAATGGCTAAATATATGGTAAATATAGATTGAGATAATGACCTGGCCATAGCACAGTTATCAACTGGCGTTAGTTCATTTATTGTTACAGAATCAAGTTTTAACAAGCATCAATCCATGGTTGTTTCTAACTGAGTATTCAAAACAATTACCTGTTGGTAAGGGTGCAGATCAACACTTTGTTATGAGGCAGATGAGCCAGCTCTCTGGCTGCTGTAGCAAGGGTGAATGTTTTCCCTGTTCCAAATGGTCCATATATGAGAAGTGGTGCCACAATTTTTCGTTCATCTGAATCCCCCATTATAAAATCAATTGCTGACTGCTGCTTTGCATTTAAGTTGTCGTCATATTGAGTCTTGTTCACAGGAATCCCACAGTTGCTGAAGTCTGGTAAGACATTTTTTGTGCCTGGGAGTAGATCGACAGCCTTGTGCATGTTGCAGAATGTGCGACGGTTCATCTGAAATTGCACTTCCATTTGATGTGTTTCATTGCTTTTGAGTGAAAGGTCTGAGCAACATCTTTTGAGGAGTTGCAAATGGATTTGGTTCTCACTTTTGATGTCCTGTAGGATGATGGCTTCATAGACTTTATGGTTTTTATCAGCTGAAGATAATGGTGCTATAAGAGCAGACTGGATGCTTCTTCTTAGTACAAATCCCTCTGGGGTGTCTGGTGTGAGATTACAGGGAACTGAGACAGTGCAGAAAAGTTCTCCTTGAGGAGCCTCGATGAGAAATTGCTTACTTTGCAGAGTGGGTGTCATGGTAACTTCTCCACAAATACTGAGTCTAAAATGCACGAGAAAACATTTTTTTACTAAATGTGTACAAATCACAAACATGAAGAAAATTGTCATTAGTAAATGGATTACCTTGAGACTACCTGGTCTTCTGCTTGTTCCTCATTGAACAGAAAACTGTGCATTCGCTCCCTATAGTTCTCTACATCCAAAGGTTTTTGGCTGTCATTTGTGGGTTTAGGCAGAAAACTAATCTGAGGAGGCTTGTACTCTTTTAACAACTCCTCCTGTTCTTCTGTCCTGGTCATACATGGGATGATAGTCCTGTTCCCTCGATGCCACCGTTCAAGACTTTGTGATGTGGTAGCATGGTTCACAGTTGGTTCTCCAATGTCAGTTAAAGATAGATGTCCTACTCTTACTTTGAGTTTCCGCAGGAGCACTGGCCTCATGTTAAAATCAAATACCAGCCACTGCTTATACAGCCCTGGGATAATGGATGTGAATGACACAGTGATACTATAGGTTATGTCTGTGGTTTGGAACTGTTCACCTGGAGAGTATGTGCATGGTTCAGAAAGATTTTCCCCAATGGAGAATGATGCTCCTGGCTCTACCTTCAGCAGTGCCACGTGCACAAGTGGTCTCTGTATACACACAAAAAGGGTATTTAGTCTAATATGACATTTTTTCTGGGAATTATTTCATTAACAGTAGACAAAATAATAAATGGACTGTAGAGAAATGGGCTGACATGCTATAAAGGCCCTGAACCAGTTTTAAACACAGGGCATTGTGGTAGGATCATTAATAAACATTCTGAAAATACTCTCAAAAACTTCTTTACTTCACCTAAAAAATCTCAATTTGCagaatttaaaatggatttaggAAAGAATTCAGACCAACTCTAAGCAAAGAATGAACAAGGAGTTTTATCTTTATGAAAAAGTGTAGCTGACCCCAATGCTGTGACACTGGCTTTTGGACATAATTACCTAATTTTGGACATAATTACAAGTCTAGGGCCTGTAGTTAACCAGTGTCTGAGTAGAAAATCGGTCCTAAATACCTGAAAAGTCTCAAAGTTACACAATTTTGGTCCTACTTATATGAATAGGAGTGAGGCCATGTTATTAGCATCCCTTTCTAAGGTAACATATTATTTCCATCAGTAGTTAA
It encodes:
- the helz2b gene encoding helicase with zinc finger domain 2 isoform X3 → MSAKATHGSKQTELLLMHDLKLVCSECSVKENEITYTLNSVHHQCAHNILICRAKGKSKWRPISRRPTLSNPSQYEVCWFFVEGSGCTKHKNRCTFARSNEEATVWNYEKVSQLDRLSLCNLVLHFESDPAQRNAAQHDKFESLDDLLPIVDLKVVCSLCCNKDTEIEYKILSVCHQCHRDLLLAKKKGCELWRPISEHPTKTGKFGSNVHFEVCSFYKEGSGCTKHGQECTFARSFEEATIWNFVRDKKLDNAKLIRLVTESQFNSLMPEKIIEEFSGEFLELCKVCFFSIPQKVTIKKWNNTCSADAAHTWEPILVHHLAENQGKHIYNQVRPFTQDCKLEYCSHVMQGKPCWHEPTKCHSAQSEVEMAVWKAEDSSGTSIRPELIQLSQEGERKPRTVTFYCRACLLVLYTKESFFTHCASLEHARIIAEDTTTKWKTRPPPHNRRAEFWLCERPDTCEYGEFCLKAHSVEELKEWLMRAKEEKEIRKNIDAQGLMPYCDKFLVEYQNHSNKEYIISEEVDDVSVTCDEELSVDCKETNARLQWHFQVNTERPLVHVALLKVEPGASFSIGENLSEPCTYSPGEQFQTTDITYSITVSFTSIIPGLYKQWLVFDFNMRPVLLRKLKVRVGHLSLTDIGEPTVNHATTSQSLERWHRGNRTIIPCMTRTEEQEELLKEYKPPQISFLPKPTNDSQKPLDVENYRERMHSFLFNEEQAEDQVVSRLSICGEVTMTPTLQSKQFLIEAPQGELFCTVSVPCNLTPDTPEGFVLRRSIQSALIAPLSSADKNHKVYEAIILQDIKSENQIHLQLLKRCCSDLSLKSNETHQMEVQFQMNRRTFCNMHKAVDLLPGTKNVLPDFSNCGIPVNKTQYDDNLNAKQQSAIDFIMGDSDERKIVAPLLIYGPFGTGKTFTLATAARELAHLPHNKVLICTLTNSSADLYVKDYFHPFINKGHHGIRPIRIKANRQGISFDATDDITLKYCLFSEERKQFLPATKAALDQHKIVITTTAITRHFHDLKLPTGYFTHILIDEASQMLECEALMPLGLVGPNTRVVLAGDHMQMGPKLFSVEDHQRSDHTLLNRLFHYYQSQRNDSAQKSRIIFNENYRSTQEIVQFVSTHFYLGKNDAIKAAGDIPGHPNDHSLKFHHVRGECQLDTISMTWFNREECAKVVEVVQDILQHWPSIWGTKDPSSICVLSEGCQVRQIRTALSQRIKGQNEVIVQNVANVQGKQFRAVILTTVQTRESLKSAHSSGLELFNDARVLNTTITRAQSQVVVVGDAAALCCFGKCSRIWKSYIDHCIHKKSVGPQYFTKYFFEIEIEEILRFQRSDHQDENSFRIDAILQELKDNDELETDCSPQEDRLEFPAEYKASYSIHDSQKNALLDLCKSQPNMYQQGTLVRESSSTGYVIPFGNPTKPIRLKGRKNMGNSFSGDEIVIQTKGSPEIKVIGVTKNSESDRTFVCTLEDEDYCKRKLTSEDRLYKMMIPITKNAPKITILLKRRHDLPVWENTEGEWTILTSQRIDEKLKQNNAFVVQVICWKEKCLFPLGKVIAIIPNGGSLSDALRILNEEFKPVPPLQESKKNWFWGVEKGMERVDLRDIITFTVDSAVAEALDDAISVRDIGDQYQVGVHIADVASYVRPGDTLDEHAKNLGATYYRRGNEPIRIFPQTLSSKQWSLLPGHDRKVVSLMFTVKKENNEITENPTFHLSLIKSNRKISYEEAEDIICKRFLKELKFDTVEDCVTVAYIFAKCQRKVRLVDWVYAQSDDQRIPGKRKAHLMIEELNVLFNKWAAEMLRKSGKTMDCTPLRCQAKPHGDKIKELTEMYRELIPLSFHLRHRVETEHVIPDHDGLDPNNKTFCVLTKVWRDIQLAAREGTDTDKIVDLIAADDVHPQLLPVISKFKRCPGESYVIRSNSSPNATIGHYSLCLSSYTQASSPLRRYNDVVLQRLLHTFICGTPVQYSPREIDILCLQFEKSNKMAKDYEQKYEMISFALNSKKESVPKLAFIVSADSDGDSFRVSFPFDKNIFPGSLPIMYRDLQLEDQPFHDKAKNCMVLKWRRRIYSFKSTHIHEELKRPLDCGPCTKLPLATWKAIIQAIDEENWHKAKSLIMTAEEKQLEKPKMFSESGGMVQVENTLCTAEQYHYVDLSVNLQPGDTLKIQMTSEIKRAYPTPTVQLLCIKPSFEVCVDHSHSPITCFSKYAFLPSKSNYRDTSDYINVWKPLCEMESAETAVSESESIIIADLTVNFYKNQRDELRGIFTLPLSYIKKWAIECDLAKCLLCIRKRGLKLTSTLDHCQDVDPGNFTWVAHGVTYKLEEPEKSTNKPKKVHFYIKHLPMKDIPECVFQSDKTFTVELIPKLLPDIRKENAVVNIESACNLVKQIALGQRIPKEAVQHSLPRAQIIRRDPPKGLPKLNDSQYDALEKALNHNFTLIQGPPGTGKTVVGVYIVYWFLQQNSKINKKFTDPKDKNKKEVILYCGPSNKSVDVVAEYLLKFGSDLKPLRVYSQQVEMLDYPFPGGTLQFSHKSSRQEHSKPELRDITLHHRMRQDQNPFSAEIKEFDRKIQCALEKKGKELTDEQVEVYRKILRSARKYELEHHDIILCTCTTSSSPSLTKTVSARQILIDECAMATEPQAIVPLVCNNPEKIVLLGDHKQLRPIVKNENVRKLGMSKSLFERCFTIYKSRAVILDTQYRMARTPIFYQSFTLHVTLYKSVIFDYFY